A window of the Vibrio pomeroyi genome harbors these coding sequences:
- the tsrA gene encoding H-NS-like global regulator TsrA, with the protein MSLTTYEMARVLEQMEDAPEKVMFGKLLKELGNQSEERIRSAAKQVPIDTLRDIIYQFQRVVESRKGEQVQLLAKELAEQGISAEELQAFLNK; encoded by the coding sequence ATGTCATTAACAACCTACGAAATGGCGCGCGTCTTAGAACAAATGGAAGATGCACCTGAAAAGGTCATGTTTGGTAAACTGCTTAAAGAGCTAGGCAACCAAAGTGAAGAGCGTATTCGCAGTGCGGCAAAACAAGTTCCAATCGATACTTTGCGAGATATCATTTACCAATTTCAGCGTGTGGTAGAGTCTCGTAAGGGTGAGCAGGTTCAGCTATTGGCAAAAGAACTTGCAGAGCAAGGCATCTCTGCTGAAGAGCTACAAGCTTTTCTAAACAAGTAA
- a CDS encoding multidrug effflux MFS transporter — protein sequence MPSNALPTPSKLQVALLAMLVLFSPLAIDIYLPALPQISTAFHVEHALAQDTITWFLFAMGVGQLFAGPLADKLGRRTVALGGVSIYALSACLAWAAQSIDMMLIARLLQGLGACATSVAAFATVRDLFGPEKSGRMISYLNGAICFIPALAPILGAWLTHQFGWRSNFSFMAGFAVVVGSILFFQMKESNPATEKVAVFKLERYWSVLKTPSFLFHATLCLMAMAVILAYVTSAPVVLMENLGLTMNEFTFWFGINAAINITAAFTAPKFMDRFGSYKALVVGISTLGLAGVIMLVLAEHATPIAFMLPIFLSSVGFAWILGAAAGKALEPFGDRAGTAAALLGLFQMSGSGLLVGTMQRLDFTSQVMIALQMFLIVPALLVLASKAGKSWHTTFAKA from the coding sequence GTGCCTTCTAACGCGCTTCCAACCCCTAGTAAACTGCAGGTTGCTTTATTGGCAATGCTGGTTCTATTTAGCCCTTTGGCTATTGATATCTACCTACCAGCTCTGCCACAAATTTCGACAGCGTTTCACGTGGAACATGCACTAGCACAAGATACGATTACTTGGTTTTTATTTGCCATGGGTGTCGGCCAACTGTTTGCTGGCCCTTTGGCTGATAAGTTAGGACGTCGAACCGTTGCATTGGGAGGTGTTAGTATCTATGCATTGAGTGCTTGCTTGGCGTGGGCAGCTCAATCGATTGATATGATGCTAATAGCTCGGCTGCTACAAGGCTTAGGAGCTTGTGCGACTTCTGTAGCTGCCTTTGCAACGGTTCGCGATCTATTTGGCCCAGAGAAAAGTGGCCGTATGATCAGCTACCTCAATGGTGCGATCTGTTTTATCCCTGCATTGGCACCAATTCTTGGCGCTTGGTTAACACATCAATTTGGCTGGCGTTCGAACTTCAGCTTTATGGCTGGCTTCGCGGTGGTCGTTGGCAGCATCTTATTCTTCCAAATGAAAGAATCTAACCCGGCGACAGAGAAGGTTGCTGTGTTCAAACTGGAGCGTTACTGGTCAGTACTGAAAACACCATCGTTCCTTTTCCATGCAACCTTGTGTTTGATGGCGATGGCGGTAATTCTTGCTTATGTTACTTCTGCACCGGTTGTGTTAATGGAGAACCTAGGTTTGACGATGAATGAGTTTACCTTCTGGTTTGGTATTAACGCAGCTATCAACATCACTGCTGCATTCACAGCGCCTAAGTTTATGGACCGTTTTGGTAGTTACAAGGCATTGGTTGTAGGTATCTCCACGCTGGGCTTAGCGGGCGTGATTATGTTGGTGCTTGCTGAGCACGCGACTCCAATCGCGTTCATGCTACCAATCTTCTTATCGTCGGTTGGCTTTGCTTGGATTCTTGGTGCTGCGGCAGGTAAAGCTCTAGAACCTTTCGGTGACCGTGCGGGTACAGCTGCTGCGCTGCTTGGCTTGTTCCAAATGAGCGGTTCAGGGCTTCTTGTGGGTACCATGCAACGTCTTGATTTCACATCGCAAGTGATGATCGCTCTACAAATGTTCCTGATTGTTCCTGCGTTATTAGTGCTTGCGAGTAAAGCGGGTAAGTCTTGGCACACGACGTTTGCTAAGGCATAA
- a CDS encoding LysR family transcriptional regulator, with protein MNIEKLSRLDLNLLVCLQVLMEELSVTRTAHRLCLSQSAVSKSLAKLREQFNDPLFTRSAHGLRPTPKAVFLKPRLETLINQLDVLTQPETFIPNNSDHSFHIAAVESVYPLILPHFLPAIFRQAPKVNINTHAWTEQTFKKLQLGELDIGLTGKDIDINDARLTMLPPDDICEQEIYRDAQMCVLRRNHPALSGKWDLETYLAQRHVQVRCDGNDRWLLDYKLADLGHQRDIAISVPDFNSAASLCTYTDFVFTAPSHFTYLVAKQLDLVVVPLPMEFPPMAYTLFWHRDRENDPALTWLRDIIKEKTLHLR; from the coding sequence ATGAATATCGAGAAACTATCACGCCTCGACCTCAATCTATTAGTTTGCTTGCAGGTGCTGATGGAAGAGCTGAGTGTTACTCGCACTGCGCATCGGTTGTGCCTTAGCCAGTCAGCCGTGAGTAAGTCATTGGCCAAACTTCGTGAGCAATTTAATGATCCCCTTTTCACGCGAAGTGCTCATGGTCTGCGACCAACACCAAAGGCCGTTTTTCTCAAACCTAGATTAGAAACGCTGATCAACCAACTTGATGTGCTCACCCAACCAGAGACCTTCATTCCCAACAACAGTGACCACAGTTTTCACATTGCGGCGGTTGAGAGTGTTTACCCGCTTATTCTTCCCCACTTCTTACCAGCGATATTTCGACAAGCCCCTAAGGTGAATATCAACACTCACGCTTGGACGGAGCAAACCTTTAAGAAATTGCAGCTTGGTGAACTCGATATCGGACTCACGGGTAAGGATATCGACATCAACGACGCGCGTTTAACCATGCTGCCGCCAGATGATATTTGCGAACAAGAGATCTATCGCGATGCACAAATGTGTGTGCTAAGACGTAACCACCCTGCTCTGAGCGGCAAATGGGATCTGGAAACCTACCTCGCACAGCGTCATGTACAAGTAAGATGTGATGGTAACGATCGTTGGTTACTCGACTACAAACTTGCCGACCTTGGTCATCAGCGAGATATCGCCATTTCTGTTCCTGACTTCAACAGTGCGGCTAGCCTGTGCACTTACACTGACTTTGTGTTTACGGCACCAAGTCACTTCACCTATCTTGTTGCCAAGCAGCTCGACTTAGTCGTTGTCCCTCTGCCGATGGAATTCCCGCCGATGGCATACACTCTGTTTTGGCACCGTGATAGAGAAAATGACCCAGCGTTAACTTGGTTGCGAGATATCATCAAAGAAAAAACTCTGCACCTTAGATAA
- a CDS encoding aminopeptidase P family protein — MHNITAERVTAVRAWLEANQLDAVIIPHEDEYLGEYVPAHNERLHWLTGFTGSAGAAVITRENAAIFVDGRYTVQVRKQVPAELFEYRHLIEEPALDWIINSLAQGSKVAFDPRMHTAAWLKGAQAKLTDKVELTTLTANPIDELWSDRPEPVVSDVRLMATDAVGQSSESKRAEIAGLLKAKGADAAILTELDSICWLLNVRGLDVSRLPVVLSNAIIHADESVDFFLDPARIPAGFEAHVGNDIRVSHPSELEARLQSLEGKNVSVDSGTSNAWYTLVLQNAGAHIIEAADPCLMPKAAKNATEIAGMKACHIRDGVAMAKFLSWIDAEVSQGNLHNEAVLADKVQSFREQDPTLMDLSFDTISAAGGNAAMCHYNHENQPEPGQLELNTLYLVDSGGQYLDGTTDITRTIAIGQPSDEMIQQFTLALKGHIGIARARFPRGTRGFQLDILARQHLWAEGFDYDHGTGHGVGHFLSVHEGPQSISKKLIDVPLVEGMVLSNEPGYYRADEFGIRIENLELVVELPTQGDFSVLTFESLTRCPIDKRNINVDLLTRPELAWLNDYHQKVWNDVSPLVEGDTLEWLRQSTTPLAHA, encoded by the coding sequence ATGCACAATATCACTGCGGAACGCGTTACTGCGGTTCGAGCTTGGCTTGAAGCAAACCAACTAGATGCCGTTATCATCCCACACGAAGATGAGTACCTAGGCGAATACGTTCCAGCTCATAACGAGCGACTTCACTGGTTAACTGGTTTCACTGGCTCTGCAGGTGCAGCGGTTATCACTCGTGAAAACGCTGCTATTTTTGTTGATGGTCGCTATACCGTTCAGGTTCGCAAGCAGGTACCAGCAGAGTTATTTGAGTATCGCCACCTTATTGAAGAGCCAGCTTTAGATTGGATCATCAATTCACTAGCACAAGGCAGCAAGGTTGCATTCGACCCACGCATGCATACAGCAGCTTGGTTGAAAGGCGCACAAGCGAAACTGACTGATAAAGTCGAACTCACAACATTAACAGCAAACCCGATTGATGAGCTTTGGTCTGATCGTCCTGAGCCTGTTGTATCTGATGTTCGCCTAATGGCGACAGACGCCGTTGGTCAATCAAGTGAAAGCAAACGCGCTGAAATTGCAGGCCTACTAAAAGCCAAAGGTGCGGATGCCGCTATCCTTACTGAGCTAGACTCTATTTGTTGGTTACTCAACGTTCGTGGTTTGGACGTGTCTCGCCTACCAGTCGTGTTATCTAATGCCATCATTCACGCCGATGAAAGTGTCGATTTCTTCTTAGATCCAGCGCGTATTCCTGCAGGCTTTGAAGCGCACGTTGGTAATGATATTCGTGTTTCTCACCCATCAGAGCTCGAAGCACGTCTTCAATCTTTAGAAGGTAAGAATGTGTCAGTTGATTCAGGCACAAGCAACGCTTGGTACACGCTTGTTCTACAAAACGCAGGCGCTCATATCATTGAAGCAGCAGACCCGTGCTTAATGCCAAAGGCTGCTAAGAACGCAACTGAAATTGCGGGCATGAAAGCGTGTCACATTCGTGATGGTGTTGCGATGGCCAAGTTCTTGTCTTGGATTGATGCTGAAGTCTCGCAAGGTAACCTACACAACGAAGCGGTATTGGCTGACAAAGTACAATCGTTCCGCGAACAAGATCCAACGCTAATGGACTTAAGTTTTGACACGATTTCAGCAGCAGGCGGCAACGCAGCTATGTGTCACTACAACCATGAGAACCAACCTGAACCAGGTCAGCTAGAACTGAATACTCTGTACCTAGTCGATTCAGGCGGTCAGTACTTAGATGGTACGACCGACATCACTCGTACTATCGCGATTGGCCAACCAAGCGACGAAATGATTCAGCAGTTCACATTAGCGCTTAAAGGTCACATCGGCATTGCTCGTGCGCGTTTCCCACGAGGTACTCGTGGTTTCCAACTTGATATCTTAGCCCGTCAGCACTTATGGGCAGAAGGCTTCGATTACGATCATGGTACTGGTCACGGTGTTGGTCACTTCCTAAGTGTTCATGAAGGTCCGCAAAGCATCTCTAAGAAGCTGATCGACGTCCCTCTTGTTGAAGGTATGGTGTTATCAAACGAGCCGGGTTACTACCGTGCTGATGAGTTTGGTATCCGCATCGAGAACCTAGAATTGGTAGTTGAGCTGCCAACTCAAGGTGACTTCTCAGTACTAACGTTTGAATCGCTAACACGTTGCCCTATCGATAAGCGCAACATCAACGTCGATCTACTAACCCGACCTGAACTTGCGTGGCTGAACGATTACCACCAGAAAGTATGGAATGATGTTAGTCCACTAGTTGAAGGTGATACGTTGGAATGGCTACGTCAGTCAACAACACCACTTGCTCACGCTTAA
- the thiH gene encoding 2-iminoacetate synthase ThiH: MTFVDRFKQLNWDDIGMSIFSKTAADVERALSKPKRDLEDFKALISPAAEPYLEQMAQQSLALTRKRFGNTMSLYIPLYLSNLCANACTYCGFSMENRIKRRTLTLDEIDAESAAIKKMKFDSVLLVTGEHETKVGMKYFRQVLPNIKAQFNYLAMEVQPLDQDDYAELKTLGLDAVMVYQETYSPSTYAEHHLRGNKMDFEYRLETPDRLAKAGIDKIGIGALIGLEDWRTDCFFVAAHLDYLERTYWQTRYSISFPRLRPCEGGLQPKSIMSDKQLVQLICAYRLLNPEVELSLSTRESATFRDNVLPLGITSMSAASKTQPGGYASGEEELEQFEISDERSATDVEAMIRQRGFDPVWRDWHSAYSG; this comes from the coding sequence ATGACGTTTGTTGATCGATTTAAACAGCTCAACTGGGATGACATTGGTATGTCTATCTTCAGTAAAACGGCGGCGGATGTTGAACGTGCTCTGAGTAAACCCAAACGTGACTTAGAGGATTTTAAGGCTTTGATCTCTCCGGCTGCAGAACCTTACTTAGAGCAGATGGCACAACAATCGTTGGCGTTAACACGTAAGCGATTTGGTAATACGATGTCGCTGTATATTCCTTTGTACTTATCGAACTTGTGTGCGAACGCGTGTACCTACTGTGGCTTCTCAATGGAGAACCGTATCAAGCGTCGCACATTAACCTTGGATGAAATTGATGCCGAGAGCGCGGCCATCAAAAAGATGAAATTCGATAGCGTATTGTTGGTGACCGGTGAGCACGAAACTAAGGTTGGGATGAAGTATTTCCGCCAGGTGCTGCCGAATATCAAAGCGCAATTTAACTACCTTGCGATGGAAGTTCAGCCGCTTGATCAAGACGACTACGCTGAACTCAAAACCCTTGGCTTAGATGCTGTGATGGTTTACCAAGAAACATATAGCCCAAGTACCTACGCTGAGCACCACTTACGTGGCAATAAAATGGATTTTGAATACCGGCTCGAAACGCCTGATCGTCTGGCAAAAGCGGGTATTGATAAGATAGGGATTGGTGCTTTGATTGGCTTGGAAGATTGGCGAACAGACTGTTTCTTCGTGGCCGCTCATTTGGATTACTTAGAGCGAACTTACTGGCAAACGCGTTACTCGATTTCGTTCCCACGTCTTCGTCCATGCGAGGGTGGTTTGCAACCCAAGTCGATTATGAGTGATAAGCAGTTAGTACAACTTATCTGTGCCTATCGATTATTAAACCCTGAGGTTGAGTTGTCTCTTTCGACTCGTGAATCTGCAACGTTCCGCGATAACGTGTTGCCGTTAGGTATCACTAGCATGTCCGCCGCGTCAAAAACTCAACCGGGCGGTTATGCTTCGGGTGAGGAAGAGCTTGAGCAGTTTGAGATAAGTGATGAGCGAAGTGCGACTGATGTTGAGGCTATGATTCGTCAACGCGGCTTCGACCCGGTGTGGCGTGATTGGCACAGTGCTTACTCAGGCTAA
- a CDS encoding thiazole synthase — translation MLTIADKTFQSRLFTGTGKFANKHLMASAIEASGSQLATMALKRVDIRSEQDDILQPIIDAGVNLLPNTSGAKNAKDAIFAAHLAREALGTNWLKLEIHPDPKYLMPDPIETLNAAEQLVKDGFVVLPYCHADPVLCKRLEEVGCAAVMPLGAPIGSNKGIASADFLEIIIDQANVPVIVDAGIGAPSHAARAMEMGADAVLVNTAIAASQQPVEMAIAFKLAVEAGRMAYLAGLAGQVSHAVASSPLTSFLDE, via the coding sequence ATGTTAACCATCGCAGATAAAACATTTCAATCACGTCTGTTCACGGGAACTGGCAAGTTCGCAAACAAGCATTTGATGGCGAGTGCTATCGAAGCGTCAGGTTCTCAACTGGCAACCATGGCACTGAAGAGAGTTGATATTCGTTCTGAGCAAGATGATATTTTGCAGCCAATTATTGATGCTGGCGTTAATCTACTTCCGAATACCTCTGGTGCGAAGAACGCGAAGGATGCGATTTTTGCCGCACACTTGGCTCGCGAAGCACTCGGTACTAACTGGCTAAAGCTTGAGATTCATCCGGATCCAAAGTACTTGATGCCAGACCCAATCGAGACACTTAACGCTGCTGAGCAACTAGTGAAAGATGGCTTTGTTGTGTTGCCTTATTGCCACGCCGACCCTGTCTTGTGTAAGCGCTTAGAAGAGGTAGGTTGTGCTGCTGTGATGCCACTAGGTGCGCCGATTGGTTCGAATAAGGGAATCGCGTCAGCCGACTTCTTAGAGATTATTATCGACCAAGCCAACGTTCCTGTGATTGTTGATGCTGGCATTGGTGCTCCATCACATGCTGCACGTGCAATGGAAATGGGTGCAGATGCTGTGTTAGTGAATACTGCGATTGCTGCTTCTCAACAGCCTGTTGAAATGGCGATTGCCTTTAAGTTGGCAGTTGAAGCGGGTCGTATGGCTTACCTTGCTGGGTTAGCAGGTCAAGTGTCTCATGCGGTTGCATCCAGCCCGTTAACCTCATTCCTAGACGAGTAG
- the thiS gene encoding sulfur carrier protein ThiS: protein MSHITISINEQPEQVAQSSSLSDIIQALSLPDLGCVFAINNAVVPRSQWQKTIVNEGDSISLFQAIAGG from the coding sequence ATGAGCCACATAACTATTTCTATAAACGAGCAACCAGAGCAGGTCGCGCAATCGTCGTCTCTTTCAGACATCATCCAAGCACTATCGCTACCTGATTTAGGGTGTGTATTTGCTATCAATAATGCGGTTGTACCACGCAGTCAATGGCAAAAAACCATCGTCAACGAAGGCGATTCCATCTCTCTTTTCCAAGCTATTGCAGGGGGCTAA
- a CDS encoding HesA/MoeB/ThiF family protein, protein MLSDFEFIRYQRQIALPEVGEQGQRNLLNSHVLVIGCGGLGNAASLYLAASGVGRIVLVDDDCVDSSNLHRQVAFKENQLGSPKVEALKQQLNELNDRSQVRTINQRMSESQIELEVMLADLVLDCTDNFASRQQVNRACFKANTPLISGSAIGWKGQFIVFDYQNQKGCYHCLFPFEHHPQTTRCSDSGIIGPVVGTIGNLQALAAIQRISSGEFKVATHQLKLFDGQTMNWQNLMVTQDSECPVCNTTAIQHLEEEAQ, encoded by the coding sequence ATGTTGAGTGACTTTGAGTTCATCCGTTACCAACGACAAATTGCATTACCTGAGGTGGGTGAGCAAGGGCAACGAAACCTGTTAAACAGCCATGTGTTGGTGATTGGTTGTGGTGGTTTAGGTAATGCGGCTTCTCTCTATCTCGCAGCTTCTGGTGTGGGAAGAATCGTGTTGGTCGATGACGATTGTGTTGATTCGTCGAACCTACATAGACAAGTAGCGTTCAAGGAAAACCAATTAGGTTCACCTAAGGTTGAAGCACTCAAACAACAACTGAATGAACTAAATGACCGCAGCCAAGTAAGAACCATCAATCAACGAATGAGTGAAAGCCAAATTGAATTAGAAGTCATGTTGGCTGATCTCGTGTTGGATTGTACTGACAACTTCGCGTCACGGCAGCAGGTTAACCGAGCTTGTTTTAAAGCGAATACGCCTTTGATATCGGGTTCCGCAATCGGCTGGAAAGGTCAATTTATTGTCTTTGATTATCAGAACCAGAAAGGGTGTTACCACTGCCTTTTCCCGTTTGAGCACCATCCACAAACAACGCGTTGTAGTGATAGCGGCATCATTGGTCCAGTGGTTGGCACTATAGGTAACCTCCAAGCTCTTGCTGCTATTCAGCGTATTAGTAGTGGCGAGTTTAAAGTCGCAACACATCAACTAAAGCTGTTCGATGGCCAGACCATGAACTGGCAAAACCTAATGGTCACGCAAGATAGCGAATGTCCGGTTTGCAACACAACTGCGATCCAACACCTAGAAGAAGAAGCACAATGA
- a CDS encoding thiamine phosphate synthase, producing the protein MTVKILIPSQYIELTGEVQNCLLVAKRQGLATDAVELGVSPTRYFSIVDAQQALSIGFAHDIDSLAECQLAQLNHVVDYSNSVALTDVCAALTQASNTVYIGVPDDSAVLDIWSHLDANRVIKSETTAHKDLDSRGHFAWLLTLLALEFPLEDALVLARAASNVSRGTWPAHYQNFPIPVLEDERLDISVGWANQGTSLSFPELSKNSLGLYPVVDDVEWIERLLKLGINTVQLRIKNPQQADLEQQVARSIELGREYNAQVFINDYWQLALKHGAFGVHLGQEDIEESNLSQLSQAGIKIGLSTHGYYELLRIVQINPSYIALGHIFPTTTKQMPSKPQGLVRLSLYQQLIDTIPYTEELTGYPTVAIGGIDQSTAAQVWDCGVSSLAVVRAITLAEDPQKVIEFFDKLMAPSSSTLSKEVMREPSYVE; encoded by the coding sequence ATGACAGTGAAGATTCTCATCCCATCTCAATACATCGAGTTAACGGGGGAGGTTCAAAACTGTCTATTGGTTGCTAAACGACAAGGTTTAGCAACTGATGCAGTTGAGTTGGGTGTAAGCCCAACTCGATACTTCTCTATCGTTGATGCTCAACAGGCACTATCTATTGGCTTTGCTCATGATATTGATTCATTGGCGGAGTGTCAGTTAGCGCAACTGAACCATGTTGTTGATTACAGTAATTCAGTTGCTTTAACCGATGTTTGTGCCGCTTTGACTCAAGCTTCGAACACCGTCTATATCGGAGTCCCCGATGATTCAGCTGTGTTAGATATCTGGTCACACCTAGATGCTAATCGTGTTATCAAGAGTGAAACTACAGCTCATAAAGACTTAGATAGTCGTGGTCACTTTGCTTGGTTACTTACTTTATTGGCGTTGGAATTTCCATTGGAAGACGCGTTGGTTTTAGCTCGCGCTGCATCGAATGTTTCACGTGGAACATGGCCAGCACACTATCAAAATTTTCCTATCCCTGTTCTAGAAGATGAACGACTGGATATCAGTGTTGGTTGGGCCAACCAAGGGACATCACTTTCCTTCCCCGAGTTAAGCAAAAATAGCCTTGGCTTATACCCGGTTGTTGATGATGTTGAGTGGATAGAAAGGTTGCTTAAACTTGGAATCAACACCGTCCAACTGCGTATTAAGAACCCTCAACAAGCCGACTTAGAGCAACAAGTCGCACGGTCGATCGAACTTGGTCGAGAATATAACGCTCAGGTTTTTATTAACGATTACTGGCAGCTTGCACTTAAGCATGGTGCTTTTGGTGTGCATCTGGGGCAAGAGGATATCGAAGAATCAAACCTTTCCCAACTGAGCCAAGCGGGTATTAAGATCGGTCTATCGACTCATGGTTATTATGAGTTGCTACGCATCGTCCAAATCAATCCAAGCTACATTGCACTAGGCCATATATTTCCGACCACAACGAAACAGATGCCATCCAAGCCTCAAGGCTTGGTGCGTTTATCTCTGTACCAACAGCTAATTGATACCATCCCATATACAGAAGAACTTACTGGTTATCCGACGGTGGCTATTGGTGGTATTGACCAATCGACAGCTGCGCAGGTTTGGGATTGTGGTGTATCGAGCTTAGCGGTTGTACGTGCGATTACATTAGCGGAAGACCCACAAAAAGTGATCGAATTCTTCGACAAGCTAATGGCTCCTAGCTCTTCAACGCTTAGTAAAGAGGTTATGCGGGAGCCTAGCTATGTTGAGTGA
- the thiC gene encoding phosphomethylpyrimidine synthase ThiC, translating to MSSRKQARLEAKNFIDSLSVQPYPNSKKAYIQGSREDIQVPVREISLADSLVGGTKKEPVFEPNEPIHVYDTSGVYTDPTHEIDLYSGLPKLREQWIEERGDTELLDDVSSVYTKERLEDETLDDLRYGNLPRIRRATGDQCVTQLHYARQGIITPEMEYIAIRENMGRQKFADEQLNHQHPGHNFGANLPKEITPEFVRKEVAEGRAIIPSNINHPESEPMIIGRNFLVKVNANIGNSSVSSSIEEEVEKLVWSTRWGGDTVMDLSTGRNIHETREWILRNSPVPIGTVPMYQALEKVNGVAEDLNWEVMRDTLIEQAEQGVDYFTIHAGLLLRYVPMTAKRVTGIVSRGGSIIAKWCLAHHQESFLYTHFREICEICAKYDVALSLGDGLRPGSIADANDEAQFSELRTLGELTKVAWEYDVQVIIEGPGHVPMHLIKENMDEQLEHCHEAPFYTLGPLTTDIAPGYDHITSGIGAAMIGWYGCAMLCYVTPKEHLGLPNKEDVKTGLITYKLAAHAADLAKGHPGAQIRDNALSKARFEFRWEDQFNLALDPETARSFHDETLPQESGKVAHFCSMCGPKFCSMKISQEVREYAKDTEQVAADQAIEIKMLDNPLEGMRQKSQEFRDTGSELYHPAVGVKEAQLEE from the coding sequence ATTTCACTCGCAGATAGCCTTGTTGGTGGTACCAAAAAAGAGCCTGTATTCGAACCTAATGAGCCTATTCATGTCTACGACACCTCCGGTGTTTATACCGATCCTACGCATGAAATAGACCTTTATAGCGGCCTTCCTAAGTTGCGAGAGCAATGGATTGAAGAGCGTGGTGATACGGAATTGCTTGATGATGTAAGCTCTGTTTACACCAAAGAACGTTTAGAAGATGAAACCCTAGACGACCTTCGTTACGGAAACCTGCCTCGAATTCGTCGCGCTACTGGCGACCAATGTGTTACTCAGCTGCACTATGCTCGTCAGGGTATTATCACACCTGAAATGGAGTACATTGCCATACGTGAGAACATGGGACGTCAGAAGTTCGCTGATGAGCAGCTTAACCATCAACACCCTGGCCATAACTTTGGTGCAAACCTGCCGAAAGAAATCACTCCTGAGTTCGTGCGTAAAGAGGTTGCTGAAGGTCGAGCTATTATCCCTTCAAACATCAACCACCCAGAATCAGAACCTATGATTATTGGCCGAAACTTCTTAGTGAAAGTGAACGCCAATATCGGTAACTCTTCTGTAAGCTCTTCGATTGAAGAAGAAGTTGAGAAGCTAGTATGGTCGACTCGCTGGGGCGGCGATACCGTAATGGACCTTTCTACTGGCCGTAATATCCACGAGACTCGCGAATGGATTCTGCGCAACAGCCCAGTGCCAATTGGTACAGTTCCTATGTATCAGGCGCTTGAAAAAGTTAATGGCGTAGCCGAAGACCTTAACTGGGAAGTGATGCGCGATACCTTGATTGAACAAGCGGAGCAGGGTGTTGATTACTTCACTATCCATGCAGGTTTACTGCTTCGTTACGTTCCTATGACGGCTAAACGCGTGACTGGTATTGTCTCTCGTGGTGGCTCTATTATCGCGAAATGGTGTCTTGCTCATCACCAAGAAAGCTTTCTATACACACACTTCCGCGAGATCTGTGAGATCTGTGCGAAGTACGATGTAGCTTTGTCACTAGGTGACGGCCTACGTCCTGGCTCTATTGCTGATGCCAACGATGAGGCTCAATTTTCTGAGTTACGTACTCTAGGTGAGCTGACTAAAGTGGCTTGGGAATACGATGTTCAGGTGATCATTGAAGGTCCTGGACATGTACCTATGCATCTTATTAAAGAGAACATGGACGAGCAGTTAGAGCACTGCCATGAAGCACCTTTCTATACATTAGGCCCACTGACTACAGATATCGCACCTGGTTATGACCACATTACCTCTGGTATTGGCGCGGCAATGATTGGTTGGTACGGCTGTGCGATGCTTTGTTATGTAACACCTAAAGAGCATCTGGGCTTACCAAATAAAGAAGATGTGAAGACTGGCTTGATTACTTACAAGCTGGCAGCACATGCAGCAGACTTGGCAAAAGGGCATCCGGGCGCACAAATCCGAGATAATGCATTATCTAAAGCTCGTTTTGAATTCCGTTGGGAAGACCAATTTAATCTAGCTTTAGATCCAGAAACAGCGCGTTCTTTCCACGATGAAACTCTGCCACAAGAGTCGGGCAAGGTTGCTCACTTCTGCTCTATGTGTGGGCCTAAGTTCTGCTCGATGAAGATTTCTCAAGAAGTTCGAGAGTATGCGAAAGACACAGAGCAAGTAGCCGCTGATCAGGCTATCGAGATTAAGATGCTAGATAACCCGTTGGAGGGAATGCGTCAAAAATCACAGGAGTTCCGTGATACTGGCTCTGAACTTTATCACCCTGCTGTAGGCGTAAAAGAAGCTCAATTAGAGGAATAA